One part of the Pyruvatibacter sp. genome encodes these proteins:
- a CDS encoding methyltransferase domain-containing protein, giving the protein MSDMIEFDDRAAKAVEAMYLTPDVVMQRSHVMAAMGLRPGMHALDIGVGPGLLAYDMGKAVTKTGKVTGIDMSRPMVEMSAGRCADMPWCTFEHGEAEQIPLANDSVDVAVSTQVYEYVSDMGAALHEAKRVLKPGGRLVVLDTDWDSIVWHSSNRERMERVLKAWDAHLADPHLPRKLPHMLDTAGFTVTRRELIPMFNPDWNPHSYSAGIMKGIQGFVSGRDGISEDEARAWADDLRQLGEDGRYFFSLNRYLFVAVAG; this is encoded by the coding sequence ATGTCCGACATGATCGAGTTTGACGACCGGGCGGCAAAGGCCGTTGAGGCGATGTATCTGACGCCGGACGTCGTGATGCAGCGCAGCCATGTGATGGCAGCCATGGGCCTGCGGCCTGGTATGCATGCGCTTGATATTGGCGTTGGGCCGGGGCTGCTGGCCTATGACATGGGCAAGGCTGTGACCAAGACCGGCAAGGTGACGGGCATCGATATGTCGCGGCCTATGGTTGAGATGTCGGCCGGGCGCTGCGCTGACATGCCGTGGTGCACGTTTGAGCATGGCGAAGCGGAGCAGATACCGCTGGCGAATGACAGTGTGGATGTGGCGGTGTCAACGCAGGTCTATGAATACGTTTCCGACATGGGCGCGGCACTGCATGAGGCAAAGCGCGTGCTCAAGCCCGGCGGGCGACTTGTGGTGCTGGATACCGATTGGGATTCCATCGTCTGGCACTCGTCCAACCGTGAACGCATGGAGCGCGTGCTGAAAGCATGGGATGCGCATCTTGCGGACCCGCATCTGCCGCGCAAGCTGCCGCACATGCTGGATACCGCAGGCTTTACGGTGACACGGCGCGAACTCATTCCCATGTTCAACCCGGACTGGAACCCGCACAGCTATTCAGCAGGCATCATGAAGGGCATTCAGGGGTTTGTGTCCGGGCGCGACGGCATCAGCGAGGATGAGGCGCGCGCATGGGCGGATGACCTGCGCCAGCTTGGTGAGGACGGGCGCTATTTCTTTTCGCTCAACCGGTATTTGTTTGTGGCGGTGGCAGGTTAG
- a CDS encoding carboxymuconolactone decarboxylase family protein: MPRLKQAGREAGNDYANMIFDLLFGDRDPIREPGTATGTPGNWWTVFNIVPDAFAHTTDGFRFYRDEARVIDPKLRELGQTRAGYVVGSQFVFSQHCKASRDVGLTEAQIEAIPAWSVADCFSPIERAVLAYTDALVLQRGRVPDEVFAALKAHLSDEEILELTYITCTYMMHAIMSRALRLEYDDVDDRIVEIAAPEGSDNDVMSMVDTDKD; this comes from the coding sequence ATGCCTCGGTTGAAGCAGGCCGGCCGCGAGGCCGGCAACGACTACGCCAACATGATTTTTGATCTGCTGTTTGGTGACCGTGACCCGATCAGGGAACCGGGCACGGCCACCGGCACGCCAGGCAACTGGTGGACGGTGTTCAACATCGTGCCGGATGCCTTTGCGCACACGACGGATGGCTTCCGATTTTACCGCGACGAGGCGCGCGTCATTGATCCAAAGCTGCGCGAACTGGGGCAGACGCGGGCAGGTTATGTGGTGGGGTCGCAGTTCGTTTTTTCGCAACACTGCAAGGCCAGCCGAGATGTGGGTCTGACAGAAGCGCAGATTGAGGCCATTCCGGCGTGGAGCGTGGCGGATTGTTTCAGCCCGATTGAGCGCGCCGTGCTGGCCTATACGGATGCGCTGGTGCTGCAGCGCGGGCGGGTGCCTGACGAGGTTTTTGCCGCGCTCAAGGCGCATCTGTCGGACGAGGAAATCCTCGAGCTTACCTACATCACCTGCACTTACATGATGCACGCCATCATGAGCCGTGCGTTACGGCTTGAATATGATGATGTGGACGACCGCATTGTGGAAATCGCCGCGCCCGAAGGCAGCGACAATGACGTGATGTCGATGGTGGATACAGATAAAGACTAG
- a CDS encoding SMP-30/gluconolactonase/LRE family protein produces MPLAVIETSAMQKVGVGLTRCEDVVVSKDGRVWASDQASACAEVLPGGGIRGVGKAGGAPNGINMDAQGRIIIANFGVYEGEAGPLQRLDVETGKIEVLASEVDGVTLTACNYPIVARDGTIYCTHSTSAEQWPQALDGRADGFVFRVTPDGVVEKLADGLKFANGCCLDEDDAYLYVNQTSGGNVVRYPLLADGRLGPREDYGPMLGIIPSGETDPGNLPSPEDMANWAYTDGNGFDVEGNLWVTLPAANKVVAITPKREVFTVAHDLTGEIMDHPTNVTWGGADMRDVYFGSLRTNYVVKARSPVAGMKLIHQR; encoded by the coding sequence ATGCCACTGGCAGTGATTGAGACGAGCGCCATGCAGAAGGTCGGTGTAGGGCTGACGCGATGCGAAGATGTGGTGGTGAGCAAGGATGGTCGGGTGTGGGCGTCTGACCAGGCGTCGGCCTGCGCGGAGGTATTGCCCGGTGGCGGCATTCGCGGTGTAGGCAAGGCAGGCGGTGCGCCCAACGGCATCAACATGGATGCGCAAGGTCGTATCATCATCGCCAATTTTGGGGTGTATGAGGGCGAAGCAGGGCCATTGCAGCGGCTGGATGTTGAGACCGGCAAAATAGAAGTGCTGGCGAGCGAAGTGGATGGTGTGACGCTGACCGCGTGCAACTATCCGATTGTGGCGCGTGACGGCACGATTTACTGCACACACTCGACGTCAGCCGAGCAGTGGCCGCAGGCGCTGGACGGGCGCGCCGACGGATTTGTGTTTCGCGTCACGCCGGATGGTGTGGTCGAGAAACTGGCTGATGGTCTGAAGTTCGCCAATGGCTGCTGTCTGGATGAAGACGACGCCTATTTGTATGTGAACCAGACCAGCGGCGGCAACGTGGTGCGCTATCCACTTCTGGCTGACGGGCGGCTTGGGCCGCGCGAGGATTATGGTCCGATGCTGGGCATCATTCCGTCAGGCGAAACCGACCCCGGCAATCTGCCGTCGCCTGAAGACATGGCAAATTGGGCGTACACGGACGGAAACGGTTTTGACGTTGAAGGCAATTTGTGGGTGACACTTCCCGCCGCCAACAAGGTGGTGGCGATCACGCCCAAGCGTGAAGTGTTTACCGTTGCACACGACCTGACGGGCGAAATCATGGATCATCCCACCAACGTTACCTGGGGTGGGGCGGACATGAGGGATGTCTATTTCGGCTCCTTGCGGACAAACTATGTCGTGAAGGCGCGCAGCCCCGTTGCGGGCATGAAACTCATTCACCAGCGATAG
- a CDS encoding endonuclease/exonuclease/phosphatase family protein: MRVVTYNIQFSRGRDGVTDLRRIADTVREADIIGLQEVERFWQRSGEADQPAELMALLPTYHAVFGCYYDVDASSVAPDGTVANRRRQFGNMLLSRWPIQWVRQHPLPKTHYHDAFNMHQGALEAVIVPEGHAPVRVIVLHLAYISMEKGDAERCAQLDHVLEVLNRREHEGAAWSGPNDIAGDDWSQGLSAPDNPASALIMGDFNMVPGSAPYVRMITAQAGDHTIVDSWKAAGYRARDGFTYPLDEARYGRPGIKLDYIFLTDDLAQGVERAWIDNDAPGSDHQPYWIEIA, translated from the coding sequence ATGCGTGTTGTCACTTACAACATTCAGTTTTCACGCGGCCGCGATGGCGTGACCGATCTGCGGCGCATTGCCGATACGGTGCGCGAGGCTGACATCATCGGCCTGCAGGAAGTCGAACGCTTCTGGCAGCGCAGCGGTGAGGCGGATCAACCGGCGGAGCTGATGGCTTTGCTGCCGACGTATCACGCGGTGTTCGGCTGCTACTACGATGTGGATGCCAGCAGCGTGGCGCCCGATGGCACGGTTGCCAATCGCCGTCGTCAGTTCGGCAATATGCTGCTCAGCCGGTGGCCCATTCAATGGGTGCGGCAACATCCGTTGCCCAAGACGCATTACCACGACGCGTTCAACATGCATCAGGGCGCGCTGGAGGCGGTGATTGTGCCTGAGGGGCACGCGCCCGTGCGCGTGATCGTGTTGCATCTTGCGTATATCTCAATGGAGAAGGGCGATGCCGAGCGTTGTGCGCAGCTTGACCATGTGCTTGAGGTGCTGAACCGGCGTGAGCACGAAGGGGCCGCGTGGTCCGGGCCAAACGACATTGCCGGGGATGACTGGTCGCAGGGGCTGTCCGCGCCGGACAATCCCGCAAGTGCACTGATCATGGGTGACTTCAATATGGTGCCGGGCTCCGCGCCCTATGTGCGGATGATCACGGCGCAGGCGGGCGACCACACCATCGTAGATAGCTGGAAAGCCGCAGGATACCGCGCACGCGATGGATTTACGTATCCGCTGGATGAGGCTCGCTACGGGCGACCGGGCATCAAGCTCGATTATATTTTTCTGACCGATGATCTGGCGCAAGGCGTTGAGCGCGCGTGGATTGATAATGATGCACCCGGCTCAGACCATCAGCCATACTGGATAGAAATCGCATAA
- a CDS encoding putative quinol monooxygenase: MLIVAGTATFHSVADMETVLGAGQAMIAASLAEAGCQDYTYARDVTDDKTMRIFELWDDQAALDAHFQEPHMGAFNAALGKVKIASISVKIYDVSGVRDLI, translated from the coding sequence ATGCTTATTGTTGCAGGCACGGCGACGTTTCATTCAGTGGCGGACATGGAAACTGTGCTGGGGGCAGGGCAGGCGATGATTGCAGCCTCGCTCGCAGAAGCGGGCTGTCAGGATTACACCTATGCGCGCGATGTGACCGATGACAAAACCATGCGTATATTCGAGTTGTGGGACGATCAGGCGGCGCTGGATGCACATTTTCAGGAGCCGCATATGGGGGCGTTCAATGCGGCGCTTGGCAAGGTAAAGATCGCGTCGATTTCAGTGAAAATCTATGATGTGTCCGGCGTGCGTGACCTGATTTAG